A genome region from Pseudomonas helmanticensis includes the following:
- a CDS encoding sugar ABC transporter substrate-binding protein, which yields MKLPFAGRLLAVAMLAAAAATLPVSSAFAESPEKPKVALVMKSLANEFFLTMEDGAKAYQKEHSADFDLISNGIKDETDTAGQTRIVEQMILAKVNALVIAPSDSKAMVPVIKKAVDAGITVINIDNQLDPQIVKSKNISVPFVGPDNRKGARLVGEYLAKQLKAGDQVGIIEGVSTTTNAQQRTAGFKDAMDAAQIKVVSLQSGDWEIDKGNKVAASILSEYPDVKALLAGNDSMAVGAVSAVRAAGKAGQVQVVGYDNINAIKPMLKDGRVLATADQFAARQAVFGIETALKIIKGEKVDSGANGVIETPVELVTK from the coding sequence CGCTGCCACGCTCCCTGTCTCTTCGGCGTTCGCCGAATCCCCTGAAAAACCCAAAGTCGCGCTGGTCATGAAGTCTCTGGCCAACGAATTCTTCCTGACCATGGAAGACGGCGCCAAGGCTTATCAAAAAGAACATTCCGCCGATTTCGATCTGATCTCCAACGGCATCAAGGACGAGACCGACACCGCTGGCCAAACGCGGATCGTCGAGCAAATGATCCTCGCCAAGGTCAATGCCCTGGTCATCGCGCCATCTGATTCCAAGGCCATGGTGCCGGTGATCAAGAAGGCCGTCGACGCCGGTATTACCGTGATCAACATCGACAACCAGCTCGATCCGCAAATCGTCAAAAGCAAGAACATCAGTGTGCCATTCGTAGGCCCGGATAACCGTAAAGGCGCACGTCTGGTCGGTGAATACCTGGCCAAGCAGCTCAAGGCCGGCGATCAGGTCGGCATCATCGAAGGCGTGTCGACCACGACCAACGCCCAGCAGCGTACCGCTGGCTTCAAGGACGCGATGGACGCGGCGCAGATCAAGGTCGTTTCCCTGCAATCCGGTGATTGGGAAATCGACAAAGGCAACAAGGTTGCCGCTTCGATCCTCAGCGAATACCCGGACGTCAAGGCTCTGCTGGCCGGTAACGACAGTATGGCTGTAGGCGCCGTTTCCGCCGTGCGCGCCGCCGGCAAGGCCGGTCAGGTGCAAGTTGTCGGTTACGACAACATCAACGCCATCAAGCCAATGCTCAAAGACGGTCGCGTGCTGGCGACTGCCGATCAGTTCGCCGCCAGGCAGGCTGTGTTCGGTATCGAAACTGCGCTGAAAATCATCAAGGGCGAGAAGGTCGACAGCGGTGCCAACGGCGTGATCGAAACACCGGTCGAGCTGGTCACCAAGTAA